GCAGGGCTGAGATTCTTCACCTGGTAGCCAATGTTCCTGGTGACCGTGAACTGGCCACTGTTTGCAATGACAGTGATCAGGTCCCTCTTGAACCGGCACACCGGCACCTTGAATATGCCAGTCAAGTTGACTGTGTGGGAAATACACAATTAAATACACGCGCTGCATAGGACCATACTCTGTGAGTTAGCAACTGTAGCATGAATTAGGATAgctattaatgttttaatacagTTCTAACCGTACCAtattaaaacatatatattaataataataataataataataataatgttactttattagccctatacaatttcttgcattaggaattcatcttttcgcataccccagcttttctccatggagacacagacacacagacagggagagaagcttggggtcagagcgcagggtctatTCTACTGTACCCAACCATCCATCCTATAACCATCTCAACCAGGCCAGGGtagcaggggagccagagccggtcctggcaagcaatgggcgcgaggcaggttacaccctggacgggacgccagccCCCTgcggggcacacagacacagacacactcacaccagggccagttttcccgcaagccaattatcctaccagtatgtgtttgaattgtgggaggaaaccggagcacctgggaCCATAGCGATCACAGGGAGAACGTACAGACTCCAAGCAGACAGCAGGTCTGAAAttaaacccagggtcccagtgctaaccactgctccactttATATTAACTATACTATTATTAATGAGTGTACCAATACATGACATATAGGTTATTGAAgatattcattgtttttttaacaagggtCTAATCAAAGTGCTTGGCTTTGAATACCAAGCATTCTGTCAGaagaataattataataaatattttcaattttagaCAAATGAAGGTAATTAACAAAAAGGAAGTCTAGAATTGCAGCTGTCATACCGTGGATACATACAGAACTCTTCTCTGAAAACACTGCTTGGGGGGGGAGTTTAATTCATATTCTTGTAgcgaaaaaaacaaactttttttagCTTAACCTTTTGAACATTAACTGTGGTGGCACACCTTAGTCATTGTACATTATACAGTGCATAATGCAGTCAAACACGAGCAAAGGCACTGGTTGTGTGTTTCCTGTTTCGGGGTGACGGGGTTCAAACCCCTGTGCGTGTTTCAACACGACCGCACAGGGCGCGGAAACACACCGGACCTCCATGAACCGCAAATTTTCTTTTAATCGGCTCTCTAAGGAAATCACTTATAAAACGTTGCAATGCACAACAGCCTCCAGACTCACCCTTGTTCTGAGTGCCGCCCTGCTGATACACCATGTTGACGGTGTTCCCGGCGAGGGAGCAGGGAGGCAGACTGAGAATCACCGAGTCGGAGAGCTGTCCAGTGACCAGGCCATCGGATTCACCGAGAACATTGACCGTGAAatctggaggaaaaaaaaagatattttaacaaatataaGTCGCAGAAATGGTGTCACTGTAAACAGGAATGACACTGCCTAGATTCGTTGGGAGTCGGAATAAGTCGCCTATTAAATTGAGGAGTTAAAGACGCCAGTTTATTTTGCAGTACAAACTGGAATGAATCAAACTGCAAGTGTCTTACTCAACACAATAGATCACATCGACTAATCAATACGCTTTTAAAATTCAGACACGGTGTTTGTCTTCACAAGGGAAGCATCCGTATTTTGTTGCTCGTACTGCATTGGCGCAATCTGTCATTGTGATCGCCTTCGGGTATTTCTAATTAGTTCTTCTCCTTCTTCCCTCATACCCGCGTCAGCGGCGGCCAGCAGGAGACCCAGAGCAGCCAGCAGGAGTGCGCCCATTGCGGCTCCGGCAGGGTTTGCGGGTGTGAATCGGTCTGGGCGGTAGTAACAGCAGGAGTACACAGGTGAGCGCGGGGCGTCCTTCGCCTTCTCTCCGCTTAACCAATGAGAGCTGGACGAGACTTGTCCTGCAGCGTGTCGTAAGAGCCAGGCGGGAGCCGGTTAGACCGGACTGGGTGTTTTCCTGGGTCTGAACTGCTCACTCGTCCCTTCGCCCACATCCCGGCCCAGTTCTGCGCTGACTTTCCGCGCTCTCGTTTTCACTGCCGTGCGGATCACCGTAGCCCTGATTTCTCTTGTGCTTCTTTGCTTTTTATCGCTCCATCGCCTCTCGCAACTGCTGcggtaaatacatttttcttacattttttttcccctggccCATATAAGAACAAATGATCCGACTGGGTGTGAGCAGGAGGCGATGTCTCATGACGCTCGAAATCGTGTCTAGGTGCGGCCAGAACATCGTTATCATCCTTCAACGTAGAACAATAGCAGGTGCTGGGCTTTTGTGTGTTTTCGACGCATTAATAGAAGCAAAACTCATTACGGTTGCTGTTTTCAcctattgttttttaaactagaTTGTAAAAACCTATCTTGCATTTTCGTCTTTTCAGGGTTTCTCAGTGAGGCACTTGGAAGCGCACTATACAATGGATAACTCAAAAACTTCTGTTGCTGAAATTAGGTGTGTTTCAATGCTTTCTGGGTGTAATGGGCTCTTATGAATTCTAacattttgatcttttttttttaaatcccattGGCCTtgaccaatcacggcctcctaataatccccatctctgcactggctttatcactctgctctcctccgcactgagagctggtgtgtggggagaggactgggtatcatccaggtggggctgcacactggtggtggtggagggaatccccattacctgtaaagcgctttgagtggagtgtccagaaaagtgctatataagtgtaaaccgtttttaattattaaagcttttgtaattattgatttaaaaaaatatatttttagtccGTCCGTCCGTCTACTAAcctatttttagattttatacttcagcagaaataaggtATGTGGTAAAGACCCCGTAGAAATGCTGGGTCTTGGGTCGTCCTGGGTTCGATCCTGGTCTGGACTGCCtcctgtgtagagtttgtatgtcccccccccccccccagcagtcACACAAATTTTCACCCGGTGCTTCAGTTCCCTCCTGCAGTCCAAACACACCTGCACTGTTTGTTGCACCAACAGGCTACATTGCACCTCTAAATTgcaccctgcgatggactggctttATGTCACTGGTGTCTATCGATATCCATTAACCTCCTGGGGTAGGGTCCTCCGGTAACCTCTCTTCCCCTCTGAAAAGCCTCCCTGTGGATTAAGTCTGTATTTTCCTTATGGCCAGTTTTTCCTGAGTTTGCAAGCAGTGAGAGCTGGGCCCCCACATTTTGCCTGTGTACCGGTTCTTAGGGTTTCTGCCTTTACCGCTCCTGCCCTGCCAGTTTGCCCCTCACTGCctgggcgcgaacccgggtctccggcgtcacgcaacagggaactcgccagctgagctaaaggagacctccttCGGCCCGGGCGGCTGAGATCCCTGTTATACGCAGGGGTATATTCATTACGCTGGCACTTAGAACAGGAGAGACGCCCGTCTAGCCTGCTTGGTAGTTAACAGTGACTAATCCAAGGGTCTCTTCAAGCctgttcctgaaagaagccagggtatcagctccTGGCTAGCTCGCTCGATATTCCCTTGGTATAAAGACgtgcctcctgctctcagttttaaattcactGCCACGCAGTTTCCCCGTGTGTCCTTTGGTTTGTGTTTGGCTGCTGAGTGTGTTTCGGATGACCGCTGCAGCAAGAGGGTAGCCAGATTTCCTGCCGGAGGGTTTTTGAGGTTGAGACTAGTGGTGGGTAGGAGGTTCAGAAAGCTCTGCAGCTGGAAGACGTGTGTAGCGAGACCGTCAGCAGCCCATGTGCTGAAGCCTGGGGTTTTCCCTTAACGCCTACCGGCCCGAAGAGAAATTACTCAGCTGCACAATGGAGCTGAAGGGCTGCACCTCCAAAGAagcattaattttatttctgattACTGGGACGCTGCAAAGAGACTCCTTCTTCAACGTTCATTTTGATTCCCTTTATAAGAGAAGCCATCTCTTAATCAGATCTGTTTTTTAATCTTGAGACGCCACTGAAACCGATGGATCCCGTCGACGAGCACTGTTCAAGCAGACGGCCTCCACGAGGTACATGCCCCCATTATACTGTTCCTGAACCTTATAGCTAGGGGCCAAACACAATACAGTAACTAGGGCCATTtaaaattcttctttttttatggCATGTGTCAGAACTGATCGCGTTTCGTCAAAATGTCAGAAAGAATTGCCCATCAGGAGGAAAACTAATCCATCCATCTTCGAACTGCGTTATTCAATACAGGGgcacaggggagccggagcctatcccagcaagcaacaggtgccaGGCGGGGAACATCctggacactagtccatcacagggtacatGTAGACACAAACACCAGGACTGTGGGGTGGAAACggaagcacctggaggaaacccaaacaaacacggggagaacatacagactccacacaaatagcgctccaggtccagaattgaacccaaggtcccagtgctgtgagacagGACTCCtacccactgtgccaccatagTTAGCTCAAAATGAatccaaaaaatgtatttttaatacttCTCAAGATAATATGGGTGCTTACTATATTTTTGATTAGCAAGATAGGGGCCAATACGAGCAGGGTGAGAAACAGGGTTCACAGCCCTGGGCGACAAGTGAGGAAGGGCCTAGTGTGACTTAGCATGAGAGCAATGCTTCAATTACACCATCCAGCACCTTAAGTTACTGCCCAGCTTTTTCTGGTGTTCTGAAACCGTCACATgatgagcaaaataaaaaattgtgtTTACCAGTGTCCTCATTAAAAAATAGGGAGATGTCTAGATTGTTTtcgcattattttaaatatatacagtacatataaccAGCTCCATATAATAGCTAAGGAAATAACTAATTTTTTCATCGTTGTGAAAAAATGGGACGCAAAAGTTCCACTGgagccaaaaacaaaaacaactttaaaGCGATTGTGTGCTTTTTTCAAAAGTAACACACAATATAACTGAGAATTCAATGCTTGTGCGGTTCGTGCTTTGTTTACTCGAAAGCTTAGCTTGAGAAACCGGACGGGCgagtttttaatttcattctttCTCACAACACACCCTGCTTCCGTTGCAGGTAGATGGGAGAGGTCACTGGAATTGACCTATCCAGAAACTGAtctcaaggggaaaaaaaaaaagataaaaaaaataggatTTCCTCAGCTGATTCTGTGTGCGATGGCTGTCTCGGAAAGAAAGCAGCCGTGTTGGGAAAAGTTGACATCCACACTCTCAGGTTTTGCCATTGAATCTATCTCTCGGTCAGCGCCTCAGGAGGGACAGTTATCCGTCTttcaacaaatgtaaaaaatccCTTCAACAAGTTATTTTTCCTTTCCCTGAAACTGTGCAGATGTCACTGGTAATAGAGCAAAGAGCATTGATTGCGAGCTTCAGCCAGGTGCCCCTGAATCCAATAGCTCCTTACGCTCAGCGCCTTTCCTAGCTGATAATTGTGCCTCAAGGTGGCGGTCTTTCATCATTAGTCCACACCAGCTGTGGCTGCTTGTCCGCTTATCTTGCAGACTCGCAGCTTTACAGCCTCAGGAGTGAGCAAGTGAGTTAGAAATGGAAAGGGACGTATATTAATAGACTATCAACAGTTTCTTTGGTGTGATAACCAGCAGAAAATGTACAAGCATTTTGGAAACATGTTGAACTGAGGTCCTAGACGCTAGTCAACATGGGTTTAGAAATGATACCGTTTAAGTTTTAGGAACAAGCAACAACGGCAATAAAAGCGCATGGTTTATACGATATAAAGTGTATTCATGTTTccagtcgttttttttttcatgaagttccaaataaaatatgaattctGGAAACATCGAGGGATCTCCGCGTTTGGACTAAGAACAGGATTGGAAGCTTCTTTCAGGATACGACTAGAGGAGATCATCGGAATAATTAAGTACCAACTCCTCGTGTGTAGACGGTCTGATGTCCAGATTCATGTGGATACTTTGACACACAGTTAAATGTAGACGACGCGCTGTTAACATCAAACTGTTTTCAGTATTTCTGGATCCAGTGAAGACCAGTCTATATCGACTTGGAATTCTCCAGCATGTTTTATGGCAACTTTATTCCTCGTTCCCTAAAATACAGGTTTTCCACCGAATTCCGGACCCGAGTCCACTTCCTCTTTCACTGACACGTGTTTCTGTCTCTATGGAGACTGCACTCTTCCGTTTCCATGGGCACGGATATACACAAGGCGCTCCCTGCACACGACTTCCAGATCCTAGAGATCACTTAATTATCGTTGTAAAAGAAAGTGGGGGCAACATTTAAAGTGATTTAAACCAGATTTATTAATGCCGTGGTAATCTTCCCTGGTGGTGCATTTCAGAACAAAATGGTAAGTTTGAACCACATTTATTAGAAGTTCATGACCAGCGCAAACGAGCTGTAAATATCTGACTTGGTTTTGTGTTGGTTAGTGTGACGTTTTCAAGACCTTTAATCTGGAAAATAAaccatatttatataaaatatcaaCAGCCAAATGCCGCATTGTTTCGTTAATTTATTGACCTTATGTAATCAAAGTATTTagcatatttaatatttagacACGCTGGCACCCTTGCACAGTACTTATGGataattttacaaatataaacGTATAAACACACTCCAGTTTACATGTCATATCAGTACACAATATTAATGCTTGCATTCTTACATAGAATCAAGGCCTTAAAATTCACCAGAAATATGGAGTTACATTAACCAGCTTTCTTTGCCACCACTCTGCACTGAAGTACTTGAGAATAAGCTTGCGGTGTGTTTCTGTTCCGTTTCGCTTTGGAAATGCGAGTGCAAACTGAACAGGCACTCGCAAGACCCATGCAGAGACCTGAGAGTGCGCTCTCACCCTCGATGCGTCtctgattttaaaaagcagtctTGTCCTTTCACAGCCTATGAGTGTGGTCTCTTCCTCGGTGAGGTCTGGAAGTTCTCATTCTCGCCGCTATCGCACCCGAGCGCACACATCCCAGGTGGATGAGACTCTCTTTGCATCACCGAAAAAAGTaaagcctctctctctctttcttttttaaatctgtcCATCTTCAATTGCAAAGAAACAAGCACACTCGTCTAGCCCCACTTAACATTATGGGGAAAATATAGGGCAATTCACAATTGTtccttcagaaaaaataaattcttctgTGTTTTGACATTCTGCAAGTCAGAACGTTTTTTGGTCTTTAGGTTTACTCCAAAACTCAAGAAcaacacagataaaaaaaaaaaattcaaacacGCCAGAGAAAGTCTTCAGTTTGATTCCGACTCcggtttcttgttttgttttcctccctCTCCAAGCTGTCAGCCTGCGATGGTCCGGATCCTGAAGCTCAGAGGGGGCTGGGAGCTCGTGGAATGTCCCGCTCGGCCCCAGTCCAGAAAACGCAGAAACCGGACACAATCCGCATCATCACCAAGGACCTGATCCGAGACCTGAAGCAAGTGTCCCAGTGTCTGCTTTCTTGAGAGCTGCCGTCAGAAATACTGTCACACTGTAGAGGTTACACAGAGTTAGGCGGAGACAAGTACTTAAGCCCCCTTCAATTCAGGACACCTTTCTGTGCATCTCTTTCAAATTCAGTGTCTTTGTCTTCTGGCTGGGTTGCACATTGACCCATCGTCTCCACCCCACGTCGACtattgtttttctctctctttagAATCCCGCACAGCGACCCTTCGGGCCTGTCCATCATCCTGTCCCCGGACGAGTTCCACAGAATCACACTGGCGTCTCGCGTCCCCACCAAAGAAGAGATGCAGGCGGCGCTGGAGGCTCAGCGTAAGGAGAGAGAGGCAGCCATGGTGAGGGCAGCACTCCGTCTTACAGGGGATGACTTCCCCGGGGAACTACCGGACCAGTTTTTAGGGTAGCAGCCTAAGGTTCTTGTACTGTTCACGTGAAACAGGGAGTTGTGTGCTTGAACAGAGTTAACAGTGGCAGAAGGGCTATCAAACAACAAATAATGCTGGGCTGCTGGTGTGATGGGTGCAGCTCTGCAGGAATTAGATTATGGTCACTTGCAGGCTCAGAGCCTATTCTCAGCACCACTGTAGACTGTGCTATCTCAGATGGCTGGGTCTTCTGCTTTGGTTGAATTCTACGCTGTCTAGGTTTCAAGGTTTGTGACATTCCTGTTGGGATGCGCTCAGTGCCCCTGAGCCCTGTTCCACTGGAATAGTCAGCTGCTGTTAACCTTTCAGACAGTATTTCAGAAATCCAGCTTGAATACGTGGCGCATGACATGGAATTTCAGATACGTCAGCAGACATTTTGTGTCTCCCTTTTGCAAGTTGTGGGTTTTTGCACTTGGCCTCGGCAGGATGCAGCAGAGGACAGGAAGGCTCAAATTCGGCAGGCAGAACTGTCCCGTCAAAAGAACCAGggcctgagtgatctggaggcAGAGGCCAAGGAGAGAGCGCAGTACCTCCTGGAGAGAGCCAACGCCATGAGGATGGAGCAAGAAGACGAAG
This DNA window, taken from Lepisosteus oculatus isolate fLepOcu1 chromosome 23, fLepOcu1.hap2, whole genome shotgun sequence, encodes the following:
- the upk2 gene encoding uroplakin-2, with amino-acid sequence MGALLLAALGLLLAAADADFTVNVLGESDGLVTGQLSDSVILSLPPCSLAGNTVNMVYQQGGTQNKVNLTGIFKVPVCRFKRDLITVIANSGQFTVTRNIGYQVKNLSPATNYTFQYFVGSEKSNAVQAATRTVSNYQDIDDGLPARSGAMVVITVLLSVAMFILIVGLIVTLVLAHCRN